In Zunongwangia sp. HGR-M22, the sequence AACTGTTGATTTCGTAACGGTACTTCTTCTTGCTATTGGGGGATACCTCATGGTTGGTGCATCTAATGCGTATAATCAGATAATTGAACGGGATCTTGATGCATTGATGAATAGGACAAAAAATCGCCCTATTCCCGCAGGTAGAATGTCGATTACCAGTGCTTTTATTATCGCAAGCCTGTTTACTATTTTGGGATTAGTAGTGCTATATATTATTAACCCTAAAACAGCCATGTTTGGCGGTATTAGTATATTTTTATATGTAAGTATTTATACTCCGCTTAAAACTAAAACACCATTATCTGTTTTTGTTGGGGCCTTTCCTGGTGCAATTCCTTTTATGTTAGGATGGGTAGCAGCTTCGGGTAATTTTAGTATCGAGCCAGGTACACTATTTATGATCCAGTTTTTTTGGCAATTCCCGCATTTTTGGGCAATTGGATGGTGGTTATATGATGATTATAAAAAGGGAGGATTCTTTATGCTTCCCACTGGTAAAAGAGATAAGGGAACAGCAATACAAGTTATCTTGTATACAGTCTGGACAATATTAGTTTCTTTGATACCGGTATTTGGTGTGACAGGT encodes:
- the cyoE gene encoding heme o synthase, producing the protein MSSAGVHSTSTSILSDFKEITKMRLAISVVFSSVAGYFLGAETVDFVTVLLLAIGGYLMVGASNAYNQIIERDLDALMNRTKNRPIPAGRMSITSAFIIASLFTILGLVVLYIINPKTAMFGGISIFLYVSIYTPLKTKTPLSVFVGAFPGAIPFMLGWVAASGNFSIEPGTLFMIQFFWQFPHFWAIGWWLYDDYKKGGFFMLPTGKRDKGTAIQVILYTVWTILVSLIPVFGVTGRLYLTPVSGIIILILGLGMLYYALKLYKLKTAEAAKRLMLASVSYITLLQIVYVLDKFIREWI